In the Gossypium arboreum isolate Shixiya-1 chromosome 10, ASM2569848v2, whole genome shotgun sequence genome, one interval contains:
- the LOC108466718 gene encoding zinc-finger homeodomain protein 4-like, with the protein MELSNQEGEIPIPLNSTYGGGHGHGHGHGHGHGHGHMIHHDPAAPHNHIIPSSAPPILSNGPSSLSTNLDDHVPYKKAVRYRECLKNHAAAMGGNATDGCGEFMPSGEEGTIEALNCSACNCHRNFHRKEIEGEPSSFDCYPLHSPHLSSRVGRKLILGHHKSILPPEALGYPTGTLIHSRAAPTPHQMIMSYNMGSLPSESDEQPEDGGGVAGSRPLQLMKKRFRTKFTQEQKEKMLNFAEKVGWKIQKQEEAVVQQFCQEIGVKRRVLKVWMHNNKHNLARKNPCNSTATATAAAPTTTAA; encoded by the coding sequence ATGGAACTTTCCAATCAAGAAGGAGAGATCCCAATTCCTTTGAACAGTACATATGGTGGGGGACATGGGCATGGGCACGGGCATGGGCACGGGCACGGGCACGGGCACATGATCCATCATGATCCTGCTGCACCCCACAACCATATCATACCTTCTTCAGCACCCCCAATTCTTTCCAATGGACCTTCCTCCTTGTCCACAAACCTAGACGATCATGTGCCCTACAAGAAAGCGGTGAGGTACAGAGAGTGCCTCAAGAACCATGCAGCAGCCATGGGGGGCAATGCCACAGATGGATGTGGTGAGTTCATGCCCAGTGGAGAGGAGGGTACCATTGAAGCCCTGAATTGCTCAGCCTGTAACTGCCATAGGAACTTCCACAGAAAAGAAATTGAAGGTGAGCCCTCTTCATTTGACTGTTACCCGTTGCATAGTCCACATCTCAGCAGCAGGGTTGGAAGGAAACTCATCTTAGGTCACCACAAGAGTATCCTACCACCTGAGGCTCTAGGGTACCCCACAGGTACTCTTATACACTCAAGAGCAGCACCAACACCCCACCAGATGATAATGTCCTACAACATGGGCTCCCTCCCTTCAGAGTCGGATGAACAGCCCGAAGATGGTGGTGGGGTAGCGGGGAGCAGGCCACTCCAGCTGATGAAGAAAAGGTTCAGGACAAAGTTCACCCAGGAACAAAAGGAGAAAATGCTTAACTTCGCAGAGAAAGTAGGGTGGAAAATCCAAAAGCAAGAAGAAGCAGTGGTGCAACAGTTCTGCCAAGAGATTGGGGTGAAGAGAAGAGTCCTCAAGGTGTGGATGCACAACAACAAGCACAACCTAGCCAGGAAAAACCCTTGTAATTCCACCGCCACCGCCACTGCTGCTGCTCCTACTACCACTGCTGCATGA